One window of Chloroflexus aggregans DSM 9485 genomic DNA carries:
- a CDS encoding ParA family protein produces MARTIALAMQKGGVGKTTTALNLGVMLANRERRVLLVDLDPQANLTQGLGVDLNTVTYSVYEVLLNPEHGIGFATRSIADHLDLIPASLDLAGAELELSGRVGRELLLRKALRAVQNEYDYILFDPPPSLGLFTLNALAAAESVMAPLQLHAYALRALPQLEATIELVREINPPLRLGGIICTMADRRTNLSQQVEQQVRAQYGDLVFTTVIPFTIRLAEAPAAGVPIATFAPNSTGAKAYAELATELEERYGR; encoded by the coding sequence ATGGCTCGTACCATCGCCCTGGCAATGCAAAAAGGTGGTGTGGGTAAAACAACGACGGCCCTCAATCTCGGCGTTATGCTGGCCAACCGGGAGCGGCGGGTGTTGTTGGTCGATCTTGACCCACAGGCTAACCTGACACAGGGGTTGGGCGTCGATCTCAACACCGTAACGTATAGCGTGTATGAAGTGCTGCTTAACCCGGAGCACGGCATCGGTTTCGCAACCCGCTCGATCGCCGATCACCTTGATCTCATCCCGGCCTCACTCGATCTGGCCGGTGCCGAACTCGAATTATCAGGACGGGTCGGGCGTGAATTACTCTTGCGTAAAGCGTTGCGGGCTGTGCAAAACGAGTACGATTATATCCTGTTCGATCCACCGCCCAGTTTAGGCTTGTTTACTCTAAACGCATTAGCCGCTGCCGAGTCGGTCATGGCACCGTTGCAACTGCACGCTTACGCTCTACGGGCACTGCCACAGCTCGAGGCGACCATCGAACTGGTACGTGAGATTAATCCACCGCTTCGGCTGGGTGGCATCATTTGCACGATGGCCGACCGACGGACCAACCTGAGCCAGCAGGTTGAGCAGCAGGTACGGGCGCAGTACGGTGATCTCGTCTTTACGACCGTCATACCCTTTACCATTCGTCTCGCCGAAGCACCGGCTGCCGGCGTACCGATTGCTACCTTTGCGCCGAACAGTACGGGAGCGAAGGCGTATGCTGAACTGGCAACTGAATTGGAGGAACGGTATGGCAGATGA
- a CDS encoding alpha/beta fold hydrolase, translated as MADEMHGPIRRGQGLRLSVPSQAEVGETSPASNEIVRGQGLRLSTTQATVQTAVVRTANGPLYYRRVGEGVPLIAIHGVGASGQLWRDVLIGLADIRTGYAIDLPGCGGSPARGGAPTLATLADEVVAFANAMGLRRFDLMGHGLGAGVAATVAATQPARVGKLILVSFGVRPGTPDVLTLAVVRTPIDLFLGLARPMINTWAGWAVGMPAIDQLMAAWLMAGPPADPALWEAYLADHGRADGRMDITMQTMAADPLLKRRLQTINAPTLLIGGEADRPVRPAELAAAQTLIATARRELIPACGHLPPIEHPNECRRLIRAWFGE; from the coding sequence ATGGCAGATGAAATGCACGGGCCGATCCGACGCGGGCAAGGATTACGTCTTTCAGTACCGTCTCAGGCAGAGGTTGGTGAAACGTCACCGGCGAGTAACGAGATTGTCCGCGGACAGGGTTTGCGGTTGTCGACCACACAGGCCACGGTTCAGACGGCAGTCGTGCGGACGGCAAACGGGCCACTGTACTACCGTCGGGTCGGCGAAGGCGTGCCACTGATCGCAATCCATGGTGTGGGTGCCTCAGGTCAGTTATGGCGTGACGTACTGATCGGTTTAGCCGACATTCGTACCGGCTACGCGATCGATCTGCCGGGGTGTGGTGGTTCACCGGCGCGTGGTGGAGCACCGACGCTGGCGACGCTGGCCGATGAGGTGGTAGCCTTTGCCAATGCCATGGGGCTACGTCGCTTCGATCTGATGGGGCACGGGCTTGGGGCAGGAGTCGCTGCAACGGTTGCAGCCACGCAACCGGCTCGGGTCGGCAAGCTGATCCTCGTTAGTTTTGGAGTTCGGCCGGGCACGCCTGATGTCCTCACCCTGGCTGTTGTGCGTACACCGATCGACCTCTTCCTCGGTCTTGCCCGCCCGATGATCAACACATGGGCCGGTTGGGCTGTGGGCATGCCGGCCATCGATCAACTGATGGCAGCGTGGCTCATGGCCGGTCCGCCGGCAGATCCGGCGTTGTGGGAAGCGTACCTGGCCGACCATGGTCGTGCCGATGGTCGCATGGATATCACCATGCAGACAATGGCCGCCGATCCGCTTTTGAAGCGGCGATTGCAGACCATTAATGCGCCGACACTCCTGATCGGCGGTGAAGCAGATCGGCCGGTACGGCCGGCAGAGCTGGCAGCGGCACAGACACTCATAGCGACGGCCAGGCGTGAGCTTATCCCGGCCTGTGGTCATCTGCCACCGATAGAGCATCCGAATGAGTGTCGGCGGCTGATCCGTGCGTGGTTCGGGGAATAA
- a CDS encoding LacI family DNA-binding transcriptional regulator yields the protein MATIRDVARRAHVSTATVSYVLNGTGVVSEATRERVLAAIAELGYQPNHSARSLRTRSRTIGVVAPGIAGRLADPATAEIIAGLSEAATTAGYCLLLAAPTDTESETELAVRLARSGRVDGLVLFDLQIEDDRPALLTAARVATIAIGAPVAGVTCPIVGCDLRTGAEQATQHLIRLGHRRIALLAAPSYLSISEPFYAGYSAALHAAGLRREAALVIEAGSSEDDGMVAMQELLAARTPPTAVLAASDMLAFGAMHAIRDVGLTVGRDISVVGCDDLPLAAHTFPPLTTLRAPRRDLGATLARYLIAHIEQRPAPPVTLLPLRLVIRHSTAAPSRAVH from the coding sequence GTGGCTACCATCAGAGATGTCGCCCGGCGCGCACACGTATCAACCGCTACCGTCTCGTATGTTCTCAACGGCACCGGTGTGGTCAGTGAAGCCACCCGCGAGCGCGTACTGGCGGCAATTGCCGAACTGGGCTACCAACCCAACCATAGTGCCCGCTCCCTCCGCACCCGTTCCCGCACCATTGGCGTCGTTGCGCCTGGCATTGCCGGGCGGTTAGCCGATCCGGCTACGGCTGAAATCATCGCCGGCCTCAGCGAAGCGGCTACGACGGCCGGTTATTGCCTCTTGCTGGCTGCCCCCACCGATACCGAAAGCGAAACTGAATTAGCCGTGCGCCTCGCGCGTAGTGGCCGGGTTGACGGTCTTGTGCTCTTCGATTTACAGATCGAGGATGATCGGCCGGCGTTACTGACCGCGGCACGAGTTGCTACTATCGCCATTGGTGCGCCGGTAGCCGGCGTTACATGTCCGATTGTCGGCTGCGACCTCCGCACCGGGGCAGAGCAGGCGACCCAACATCTGATCCGGCTTGGTCATCGGCGGATTGCGCTGTTAGCGGCTCCATCGTATCTCAGCATCAGCGAACCGTTTTACGCCGGATATAGCGCTGCGTTACATGCCGCCGGTCTACGTCGTGAAGCAGCGTTGGTCATTGAAGCCGGTAGCAGTGAAGATGATGGCATGGTCGCAATGCAAGAGCTATTGGCGGCCCGCACGCCACCTACGGCGGTGCTGGCAGCAAGTGATATGCTTGCGTTTGGGGCAATGCACGCCATCCGCGATGTCGGCCTCACGGTAGGTCGTGATATATCGGTCGTCGGTTGCGACGATCTGCCACTCGCTGCGCATACCTTCCCACCGTTGACAACCCTGCGTGCGCCACGTCGTGATCTCGGTGCGACACTCGCTCGTTATCTGATTGCCCATATCGAGCAACGACCGGCGCCGCCGGTAACGTTGTTGCCGTTACGGTTGGTTATCCGTCATTCGACTGCCGCGCCATCACGCGCGGTTCACTAG